Proteins encoded together in one Plasmodium cynomolgi strain B DNA, chromosome 9, whole genome shotgun sequence window:
- a CDS encoding hypothetical protein (putative) gives MTSSKEEEKDADLITTHFVNLVCHENNEQIELNDFTKNYLKNKMLIKKEKKRKMRKRRKYYYGMLAIEKLNFVINRDGKIYDENNDLVNLHSLEHVFPSHIKWEPSKFIYVHMLFAYNFIFFKNERILFLAVDSCNVFGRENLNTSSHFGLGKYNYGPSAKKGETQSLIDYFHQFVYDSNRFYERTMGMEVALDRQNKIRGEVRTRGTPGWGENREEKEESEECGGKFQTGCHSLWTLYNELHTLRGGKWDKNTQWMETRMEKDCKPANDDDIHLDIPPEEAHKPYGLFLHYTKERKTNERGNFNMREVKNERNYTVYKIYTFLFLLCDVIFYVQKTAVSFHTSVDPFFAKFFRFIHHFGKCFRHGETIAHIHFVYVDNDVRDVMHKYNHYTCLVKGNKSREKCRNGQKGDNGRLGDEENNQKEQKNEEGKRKGKRKGKRNAPVEYIYREGESDDSNSSNGSDSSDKLWTSSVKDYYGEECKRKLLNYAYNNYGMVEKIELLKMEKVIQKNITKRLYPSGAGGVAVGGAAVAGVAVGGVAVGGVGGCLPNCSVLIVLNTHFEKTNWNEYHEEGNNSKLEYFPFFKYNICKYTKKMEKKKEPKWKQQLCRNSNVTSSQFEKKTQSASLYNDLFSNICNDVHFDVSNFNYAHPSFSLDLFRQRVFHLIYKQGVSGLGASEGTVGAKMGAEMGTQMGTQVGTQMGTQMAEPSLSSSESINYGEPPCRNFLSRRVVPLLNANGAINNLVQYISTYDIFYKCKKWNSSKFGVGPASINRTLSSVNIEHLLNHDEREYAQNGETSTVNDNTKGSSRSEGSSSEESAHGDRENGIDAHVEERKKGNTNQLKEPHLMEKKKAHPTENKRSDLSGDHFSPSRDHHFETNESNMMYTPQRDGKNTQEENEKRFSPLHKEHTRTSDKISSLRNYLQNGAQVGGGHAKQEGVEPNLNPSSNSSHFILPLDVDYYLTIESIDYITRESHKALPNSLQKHHLVENLLDLIETFLLFLMNKGFYILQEREEFHKTVNYLHPFFVTSLCEAEQMEQESHVWMAEQEEGVRKNMLICLFMERALLRERQQGDYKFREYYLFMKWAQRNVGKEDAWSDVAESDSTESDNVGNDNMGNGAGHGDVRSGHNMNQLEGDNNDETEGKKTKKEKISSPRERSPLHTCLPHVGENFTNVCENMQSVNLREDLKLLKKKSDKFFAHVKTLKYNFRNDRLYKNFVNYELKRKYNKEVILKLSGDFSLYLSKENLCNVHRQRRFHYLFKNFVATYDGLFLYQVRDNPHLFLFLNVEYECFYGCRFFKSGDCQTGYSPTVEEVNAGRSSTSSRGSTSSRGSANGSGSTNGSGNDSIRSSDRVRSSGDDSSARFKRNGGEKLTHAKKDARFRPKVLTKAEGTNGNRHNSPKKDSDNGRRQQNEGDERNGSANFFPDYDEDDTNRERYNVTEFMGNKVLINSLPFFDTCPMHLASTNPHAYEVENSFAHTNARAAPNRYEDACAYANARAHANETHFAQRMGAKLSRIWVYTPTMKSVRWRAKICIPLPLTQLYKMKKKLENDEYFEFKKFEQVKEDIFVYMYLTHSEILIPQHTLALLNYPPFFFICSEKLLYEINSILRQDEKRKAEFLQLKKRNLLHCNPLEKKPSYHFSIHLDILGTSNRSPENKNVISECEDDDPLSTEQGHNVAVDKRLGGDETNARKRSAEKVTHDSTNCKNHSKQKYVILPLAYFYTSAELNNYRISIDFTHLEN, from the exons ATGACGAGTtccaaagaggaagaaaaggatgCCGATCTGATCAccacccattttgttaatctCGTTTGTCATGAGAACAATGAACAGATTGAGTTAAACGATTTCaccaaaaattatttaaaaaataaaatgctaatcaagaaagaaaaaaaacgaaaaatgagaaaaagacGCAAATACTATTATGGCATGTTAGCAATTGAGAAACTAAATTTTGTGATAAACAGGGacggaaaaatatatgacgaAAATAATGACTTAGTAAATCTACACTCTTTAGAACACGTATTCCCATCGCATATCAAATGGGAACCCTCCAAGTTTATTTATGTTCATATGCTATTTGcgtacaattttattttttttaaaaatgaaagaatttTATTCCTAGCAGTCGATTCGTGCAATGTGTTCGGAAGGGAAAACTTAAACACGTCATCCCATTTCGGATTGGGGAAGTACAACTATGGGCCTTCTGCGAAGAAAGGGGAGACCCAAAGTTTGATAGattattttcatcaatttGTTTATGACTCCAATAGATTTTACGAGAGGACGATGGGGATGGAAGTGGCCTTAGACAGACAGAATAAAATCCGAGGGGAAGTTCGTACAAGGGGAACACCAGGGTGGGGTGAAAACAGAGAGGAGAAAGAAGAGAGCGAAGAATGTGGAGGGAAGTTTCAAACAGGGTGTCACTCCTTATGGACATTATATAACGAGTTGCACACATTGCGCGGTGGGAAGTGGGACAAGAATACACAGTGGATGGAGACGCGAATGGAAAAGGATTGCAAACCGGCCAATGATGACGACATCCATTTGGATATCCCCCCAGAAGAGGCACATAAACCGTACGGCCTTTTCCTGCACTACacgaaagaaagaaagacaAACGAGAGAGGAAATTTCAACATgagggaagtaaaaaacgaaaggaacTACACagtttacaaaatatatacctttttatttctcctgtGTGATGTAATTTTCTACGTCCAGAAAACGGCGGTATCCTTTCATACTAGTGtggaccccttttttgccaaatttTTCAGATTTATTCATCACTTCGGGAAGTGTTTCCGCCACGGGG AAACCATAGCACATATCCACTTCGTCTACGTGGACAACGACGTGCGGGATGTTATGCACAAATATAACCACTACACCTGTTTagtaaaaggaaataaaagtaGAGAGAAATGCAGGAACGGGCAAAAAGGTGATAACGGACGATTGGGCGATGAGGAGAACAATcaaaaggaacagaaaaacgaagagggaaaaaggaagggaaaaaggaaaggaaaaagaaatgcccCAGTGGAATACATCTATAGGGAGGGAGAGTCCGACGACTCGAACAGCTCGAACGGCTCGGACAGCTCGGACAAATTATGGACCTCCAGTGTGAAGGACTACTACGGTGAAGAGTGCAAAAGGAAGCTACTAAATTATGCATACAACAATTACGGcatggtggaaaaaattgaattactaaaaatggaaaaggtgatacaaaaaaatatcacgAAGAGGCTTTATCCAAGTGGTGCAGGAGGGGTAGCAGTAGGGGGGGCAGCAGTAGCAGGAGTAGCAGTAGGAGGAGTAGCTGTAGGAGGAGTGGGGGGATGCCTCCCCAACTGTTCTGTCCTCATCGTCTTGAACacccattttgagaaaacgAATTGGAATGAATATCACGAGGAGGGAAATAATTCCAAGTTGGaatatttccccttttttaaatacaacatttgtaaatatacaaagaaaatggaaaagaaaaaggagccCAAGTGGAAGCAACAGCTTTGTCGAAACAGCAACGTTACGTCTTCCCagtttgagaaaaaaacacaatcAGCGTCTTTATATAATGATCTTTTTAGTAACATATGCAACGATGTGCACTTCGATGTGTCCAATTTTAATTATGCGCATCCATCGTTTTCTCTGGATTTGTTTCGACAAAGGGTTTTCCATTTAATATACAAGCAGGGGGTGTCTGGGCTGGGGGCGAGCGAGGGGACAGTGGGCGCAAAAATGGGCGCAGAAATGGGTACACAAATGGGTACACAAGTTGGCACACAAATGGGCACACAAATGGCGGAGCCCTCCCTGAGCAGTTCTGAGAGCATAAATTACGGCGAACCCCCCTGCAGGAATTTTCTCTCCAGGAGGGTTGTTCCACTGCTCAATGCCAACGGCGCAATAAACAATTTGGTGCAATATATATCCACATATGACATTTTCTACAAGTGTAAAAAGTGGAACAGCAGTAAGTTTGGTGTGGGCCCTGCTTCCATCAATAGGACCCTCTCCTCCGTCAACATCGAGCACCTGCTTAATCATGACGAAAGGgaatatgcacaaaatggagaaacatCGACAGTGAATGATAACACAAAGGGTAGCAGCAGAAGTGAAGGATCTTCCAGCGAGGAGAGTGCACACGGCGACAGGGAAAACGGAATAGACGCCCATGtggaggaaaggaaaaaaggaaacacaaACCAGTTGAAGGAGCCACAtctaatggaaaaaaaaaaggcacacccGACTGAGAATAAACGAAGCGATCTATCAGGTGACCATTTTAGTCCAAGTCGAGACCATCATTTTGAGACAAACGAATCGAACATGATGTATACGCCACAGcgtgatggaaaaaatacacaggAAGAGAACGAAAAACGCTTCTCACCTCTGCATAAGGAGCACACCCGAACAAGCGATAAGATCAGCAGCTTACGTAATTATCTCCAAAATGGTGCGCAGGTAGGGGGAGGCCACGCTAAACAGGAAGGGGTAGAGCCAAACCTCAACCCTAGCAGCAATAGTAGCCATTTTATACTCCCATTGGATGTGGATTACTACTTAACGATCGAAAGCATCGATTACATCACGCGCGAAAGTCACAAGGCTCTCCCCAATTCGTTGCAAAAACATCACCTGGTAGAGAATCTACTTGATCTAATAGAGacatttcttttgtttctcATGAATAAAGGGTTCTACATATTACAGGAACGTGAAGAGTTTCACAAAACGGTTAACTATTTGCACCCGTTTTTTGTCACCTCGTTATGTGAAGCGGAACAAATGGAGCAGGAGTCACATGTATGGATGGCAGAGCAGGAAGAAGGGGTGCGGAAAAATATGCTCATTTGTCTCTTCATGGAGCGCGCTCTGTTGAGGGAGAGACAGCAGGGTGATTACAAATTTAGGGAGTATTATCTATTCATGAAATGGGCACAGCGCAACGTGGGAAAGGAGGACGCATGGAGTGATGTCGCGGAGAGTGATTCCACGGAGAGTGATAACGTGGGGAATGATAACATGGGGAATGGTGCCGGGCATGGTGACGTCCGTAGTGGTCACAACATGAATCAGTTAGAAGGCGACAATAATGATGAGacggaggggaaaaaaacaaaaaaagaaaaaatatcttcacCAAGGGAAAGAAGCCCTCTCCACACCTGCCTCCCCCACGTTGGAGAAAATTTCACCAACGTGTGTGAAAATATGCAAAGTGTAAATCTCCGAGAAGACCTCAAactgttgaaaaaaaaatcggacaaattttttgcacacgtGAAAACACTAAAATACAACTTCAGGAACGATCGcttgtacaaaaattttgtaaattacgaattaaaaaggaaatacaaCAAAGAAGTTATCTTAAAATTGAGTGGCGATTTTTCTCTCTACTTGAGCAAGGAAAATTTGTGTAATGTACATCGCCAAAGACGGTTCcattatttgtttaaaaattttgttgccACGTATGACGGCTTGTTCCTTTACCAAGTTAGGGACAACCCCCATTTGTTTCTCTTCCTTAACGTAGAATACGAATGTTTTTATGGCTGTCGCTTTTTCAAAAGTGGGGACTGCCAGACGGGTTATTCGCCGACGGTGGAAGAGGTCAATgcggggaggagcagcactAGTAGTAGAGGCAGCACTAGCAGTAGAGGCAGTGCTAACGGGAGTGGGAGTACTAACGGAAGTGGCAATGACAGCATCCGTAGCAGTGACCGCGTCCGTAGCAGCGGTGACGATTCCTCAGCGCGGTTCAAGAGGAACGGTGGCGAGAAACTCacgcatgcaaaaaaagacGCACGCTTTAGGCCCAAAGTGCTGACCAAAGCGGAGGGCACAAATGGCAACAGGCACAACTCCCCGAAAAAGGACAGTGACAATGGAAGGAGGCAACAGAACGAGGGTGACGAAAGAAACGGgtctgcaaattttttccctgaCTACGATGAAGATGATACGAATAGGGAAAGGTACAATGTCACCGAATTTATGGGTAACAAGGTGCTGATTAATTCCTTGCCCTTTTTTGACACATGTCCAATGCATTTAGCTAGCACAAATCCCCACGCGTACGAGGTTGAAAACTCGTTTGCACATACGAACGCGAGGGCTGCCCCGAATCGGTATGAAGACGCTTGCGCCTATGCTAACGCCAGGGCGCATGCAAATGAGACCCATTTTGCACAACGGATGGGTGCCAAATTGTCGCGAATTTGGGTGTACACCCCTACGATGAAAAGCGTCCGGTGGAGAGCCAAAATATGCATCCCTTTACCACTAACACAgctttacaaaatgaagaaaaaacttgAAAATGAcgaatattttgaatttaaaaaatttgagcaAGTGAAGGAAGACATTTTTGTCTACATGTATCTGACGCATAGTGAAATTTTAATTCCCCAACACACTTTGGCATTGTTGAAttatcccccctttttttttatttgttcggAAAAGCTACTGTACGAAATTAATAGTATATTAAGGCAGgacgaaaaaagaaaggcagAATTTCTTCAGCTTAAGAAGCGGAACTTACTCCATTGCAatcctttggaaaaaaaaccgtcctaccatttttccattcatctTGATATTTTGGGGACTTCAAATAGGTCcccagaaaataaaaacgtcaTAAGCGAGTGTGAGGATGATGATCCATTGTCAACAGAACAGGGACATAATGTAGCAGTGGACAAACGACTGGGGGGTGACGAAACGAACGCGAGAAAAAGGAGTGCCGAAAAGGTAACGCACGACTCCACCAACTGTAAAAATCACTCGAAGCAGAAGTATGTCATCCTGCCACTTGCGTATTTTTACACCTCCGCGGagttaaataattacagAATTAGCATAGATTTTACGCACCTGGAGAATTGA
- a CDS encoding transmembrane protein (putative), with the protein QRSVPPAASTSRKRMGSTLSAPSAAGGEANAANDNGAGNENARTPFFQKLISIIVQMLIMHMVMYFISGGKNKTGSKNGTKIEGHNLILSNSLEHGDIFDLYLFLSDNHSLDYEYIKKKSKIIQVREKELYTYKKFSNYDKNNFSFYLNDSWKGEKYLSVIMIPLHFYKNRNGFDLLSSTIKDEFKKQLLIENIPLTVKMKPFESEEEEKYNLMDESYKNKKKRIKEKEEMNGGKTEKEEFYHIKKRIDINIIYDQAKHRISEFNMPHLKRWKINVHNSTYTPPIFLSDFWLIETDYYVLDRTFLKDKDKRTSYISVYDPYRIKKSEKDIHSHVIEKNADENKLVQIEINYGTCSFMYYMFIKQMDTSIQMMDKNNQTFSFQNLTNATATKEINMMKKIIMTTNIYMLIFSALFILLHSIFSFFAFKNDMQFWYQNESMEGLSALSVITTFVCDIILALYLYDSESTSWLLLFEMFVGVALSAWKVTKAVHVSFSKSYPYIIMKDKKNYTESMTKKYDKVAVKYVGIVLIPCFIGYAIYSLFYYKYKSWYSYIISVLAGTVYTFGFIMMTPQLYINYKLKSVEHLPWKALIYKSLNTFIDDIAFFLIDMPWMHKLSCFRDDVIFLCYIYQRCIYKVDKNRHEQLAQGQQQVVTQSAPGDKKND; encoded by the coding sequence CAACGTTCCGTCCCCCCCGCTGCGTCGACGAGCCGAAAAAGAATGGGATCCACGCTAAGTGCGCCAAGCGCCGCGGGCGGCGAGGCGAACGCCGCAAACGATAACGGGGCAGGAAACGAAAATGCGAGGACCCCATTTTTCCAGAAACTTATCTCCATCATTGTACAAATGCTAATCATGCACATGGTGATGTATTTCATATCTggagggaagaacaaaacgggatcaaaaaatggaacgaaaATAGAAGGCCACAATTTAATCCTAAGCAATAGTCTAGAACATGGAGATATATTTGACCTCTATCTATTTCTCAGTGACAACCATTCACTCGATTATGAATAcatcaaaaagaaaagtaaaattatacAAGTAAGGGAGAAggaattatatacatataaaaaattcagtaactatgacaaaaataactttagcttttatttaaatgattcatggaagggagaaaaataccTTAGTGTCATTATGATCccattacatttttataaaaatcgtAATGGGTTCGATCTACTAAGTAGCACAATAAAGGACGAATTCAAGAAACAACTTTTAATTGAGAATATCCCGCTGACGGTAAAAATGAAACCTTTCGAATcggaggaagaggagaaatATAATTTGATGGATGagagttataaaaataaaaaaaaaaggataaaagaaaaagaagagatgaatggaggaaaaacggaaaaagaagaattttatcacataaaaaagagaatagATATTAACATTATTTATGATCAAGCAAAACATCGAATTAGCGAATTTAATATGCCTCATTTGAAGAGGTGGAAAATTAATGTACATAACAGTACGTACACTCCTCCCATATTTTTGTCCGATTTTTGGTTAATAGAAACTGATTACTACGTATTAGATAgaacctttttaaaagataaagaCAAAAGGACGAGTTACATCTCAGTGTATGATCCGTATAGGATAAAAAAGAGTGAGAAAGATATTCATTCCCATgtgattgaaaaaaatgctgacGAAAATAAGTTAGTacaaattgaaataaattacgGTACCTGCagttttatgtattatatgttcataaaaCAGATGGATACATCAATACAGATGATGGACAAAAATAACCAAACCTTTTCTTTCCAAAATTTGACCAACGCAACAGctacaaaagaaattaacatgatgaaaaaaattataatgactacaaatatttacatgctcattttttctgctctCTTTATTTTACTCCATTCcatattctcttttttcgccttcaAAAATGATATGCAATTTTGGTACCAAAATGAATCCATGGAGGGACTTTCAGCTCTTAGCGTTATAACGACCTTCGTATGTGACATAATATTAGCGTTGTATTTATATGACTCTGAGAGTACGTCCTGGTTACTTCTATTCGAGATGTTTGTTGGAGTGGCACTCTCTGCATGGAAAGTTACTAAAGCAGTGCATGTATCCTTTAGTAAATCCTATCCCTATATCATAatgaaagacaaaaaaaactacacagAATCGATGACCAAGAAATATGACAAAGTTGCAGTTAAATACGTTGGTATTGTTCTCATCCCCTGCTTTATTGGCTATGCTATTTATTCTCTCTTCTACTATAAATACAAATCTTGGTACTCCTATATCATCTCCGTACTTGCTGGAACTGTTTATACCTTTGGGTTTATTATGATGACCCCACAACTGTACATAAATTACAAATTAAAATCTGTTGAGCATTTGCCATGGAAGGCTCTCATTTACAAGTCGCTAAACACCTTCATCGATGACATTGCATTTTTCCTAATTGACATGCCTTGGATGCACAAGCTTTCTTGCTTTCGAGACGACGtgatatttttgtgttacaTATATCAGAGATGCATCTATAAGGTGGACAAGAATCGGCACGAGCAGCTGGCCCAGGGGCAGCAACAGGTGGTGACTCAGTCCGCCCCGGGGGATAAGAAGAATGACTAG
- a CDS encoding hypothetical protein (putative) → VGEKNKMPEKVPNFENAKIEKLSAGCNHAAFIVDGKIFTYGLNDKGQLGRSIEEENDQNKNYTLTPKEVITEGNVKFKDVCCGFKHTVAVDVNNNLYSWGWGGNFFKGANGLGHGNKQNLSTPKKVESFKSDDSEFVNICCGDQHSLVLTKNGKVYGCGRGEFGRLGKGNHGDQLFFEEIDFFISNNITVKGISCGHSFSAALSTDGEVYVWGRNDYGQLGIENSIGDLYSHEVYPNKVKYFDMENIKIKFIACGDNHMIACSENNVIFFWGSRAWLEPKAITLSPLYQNSIIKKNIDKIQAGGNTYYYSMLISDNKLYSWGKYNSSCLALSDKKNHNEPTLVDSKLFNDEIVCDISCGRGRVLAKTLAVD, encoded by the coding sequence GttggagagaaaaacaaaatgccGGAAAAAGTCCCAAATTtcgaaaatgcaaaaattgaaaagctGTCAGCTGGCTGTAACCACGCAGCTTTCATAGTCGACGGGAAAATATTCACCTACGGTTTGAACGACAAAGGCCAGCTAGGAAGATCgatagaagaagaaaatgaccaaaataaaaattatacgtTAACACCAAAGGAAGTAATAACGGAGGGAAATGTAAAATTCAAAGACGTATGTTGTGGTTTTAAACACACAGTGGCAGTGGATGTGAATAATAACTTATATAGTTGGGGATGGggagggaatttttttaaaggagcAAACGGACTAGGGCATGGAAACAAGCAAAATTTAAGTACcccaaaaaaagtggaatcTTTCAAAAGTGATGATTCTGAGTTTGTAAATATCTGTTGTGGTGACCAACACAGTTTAgtgttaacaaaaaatgggaaggtgTACGGATGTGGACGAGGTGAGTTTGGTAGATTAGGTAAAGGAAACCACGGAgatcaattattttttgaagaaatcgatttttttattagtaacAATATCACCGTTAAGGGAATTTCTTGTGGTCATAGTTTTTCTGCAGCATTGTCAACTGATGGGGAGGTCTACGTTTGGGGAAGGAATGACTATGGGCAATTGGGCATAGAAAATAGCATCGGAGATTTATACTCCCATGAGGTATATCCAAACAAGGTGAAATATTTCGACATGGAAAATATTAAGATCAAATTTATTGCTTGTGGTGACAACCATATGATTGCTTGCTCAGAAaataatgtcatttttttttggggatcCAGGGCATGGCTGGAACCTAAAGCCATAACCCTAAGTCCCCTCTACCAAAATagcataattaaaaaaaatatcgacaAAATACAGGCAGGTGGAAATACCTACTATTATTCTATGCTTATTTCTGACAATAAATTGTATTCTTGGGGAAAATATAACTCCTCTTGTTTGGCGctaagtgataaaaaaaaccataaCGAACCTACGCTCGTTGACTCGAAATTGTTTAATGACGAAATCGTTTGTGACATTTCTTGTGGTCGGGGAAGGGTCCTCGCCAAGACGTTGGCCGTGGATTGA
- a CDS encoding 30S ribosomal protein S14 (putative) — protein MLKFIKFFFVYLVLTNAKKTLRTNERFPIQLFLNGSTTFGIKRKSQSCVGKTTPLHLKKRLDPNDKYTVIKRHEARVQRNLKRKYLIERYKEKREQLKKYIAEASSPIEYVYWKYKLSSLPRDSCPVRFRNRARGYYSFFGLCRHQARALIQKMFFPGFVKACW, from the exons ATGCTGaagttcataaaatttttttttgtttatctgGTTTTAACGAACGCTAAGAAGACCCTGCGCACGAATGAGAGATTCCCCATCCAATTGTTTTTAAATGGCTCCACAACGTTTggtataaaaaggaagagccaAAGTTGTGTAGGAAAAACAACCCCCTTGCATTTGAAGAAAAGGCTGGACCCAAACGACAAATACACAGTAATCAAAAGACATGAAGCACGGGTGCAGAGAAATTTAAAGAGGAAGTACCTGATTGAAAGatacaaggaaaaaagagagcaattaaaaaaatacatagcAGAAGCATCGTCCCCTATTGAATATGTTTACTGGAAGTACAAGCTGTCCTCTCTTCCCAGGGACTCTTGCCCTGTCAGGTTCCGGAACAG GGCTCGCGGATATTACTCCTTCTTCGGCCTGTGTAGACACCAAGCTCGTGCACTCATACAGAAAATGTTCTTCCCCGGTTTTGTCAAGGCATGTTGGTAG